AATGCTGGTGACAAAAAATGTTGCAAGTGTCAATATgttgacacaaaatctaaaatcaaaacagCACAAAACAGCACAGAAAAAACAATCATGTGTTGGAATCTAATAAGAACAATTGCTGTAAAAAAATAGCAATtcatatatgaaaaaaaataaaacagtatGAAAATTAAGATATTTGAAAGCAAGCCAAGcgaaaaaaaatcatcaaaactaaagtaagaaaaagaaaatgctccAAACCTCTCTAGCCATTCCATATTTGGCACAATCAATTGCAAGACGTGTTGCTCTGcctatactctcttttgttcttgATAAAGTCCACAACAAAGCTTCAAAAGTTTTCCTTGCTGCACTTGCTTCTGGACGGATAGATTTGTTTGTTCCTTTCAGCCGAATACTAACATGAGGACCTCTGCCGTCATTCTGGAGAGCATGAATCCCATCATCAACAGTCAATTTATGGTCGGCCAAACCATTACAAGGTATACCCTGCCCGGGAGAATCTTGTTTGTGGACTAGGGATGGGCTTACTACTGTATCTGGAATGAGTTTACTGTCTAAATAGTTATGAGTAAATGAAGTGCAGTGAGACAAAGTTCGCTTGAACTGAGCTGCAGCAATCAATTCTTTCATGGGTGTCAAATCTGGAGAACTGCATCTACCATTTGAAGTTTCTTTTGAAGAACAATGCCTAAATGCAAAAGAAGCAAATAGATCTAACAATTAGaccattaaatattaaattactaGTTTATGCCAAAGCAAACTGGATTAGTTATCATAGTAGCAGCACATTACatagatgataaaaaaaaatgctgGTGGAAAGGTTTATCAAGTATCAACAACAACAAGCTACTACTACATCAGAACTTGATCATTAAAAAGGATCGATAGAAATTCCTACAAGAGACTTCTAAATACCTTAGACCTATTATATTGATGAAGAGGAATAAAGGACAAGTATTGAAACAGAGAGTAGCTTCTGGAGTGGTGTGATATTAGAGCAACACTCATTGAATTTTGGGGGCCTTAAATCACATGAAAAAGTTAATGTAAATAAGAATAGTAACATCAATCAATGAAGTTActgggaaaaaaaaaactaatattcAAAGTAAAGGGATGCATCTCAGTTAAGAGGATAGAATGATAGAAATATAAATTAAGATTAAGCTAGCATGGGCATGTTAAAAGGTGATCAATTAATCAAATAATAAGACATGTTGGATCAATTAAAATTACATGGTGAGGTACGAGGCCATAGAAAATTTTAGTTGATGTAATTATATGCAATTTAAGGTACCTAGACATCACAAGTCATATAAACTTACTCGGAGTTAAATGCAGGGATAAGGATCAATGTAGCATATCCCATTGGGGACCCATTGGGGACTACATATGTGTGATGTTGATCGTATTGCCCATAAACATTTCTCAACCAAGACCTACAGGAAGAATGAAAAGAAACAAAAAGGGACCATTCCTTTCTTATGCCATCTTTGACTGATAATTCATGCCTAGATATCTCAACCTAATTCTAACAAGTGTTTATAGTAATTGGTTGAGTTTGTTTTATTTACAACAAGCTGGAGTAAGGGATGAACTATGATATTTATTAGGTAACATGCCAGAGCATATAGCTAAAAATTCAACACGGTGCTGGAAACTTGTCCAACTTCTTCTTTGTTTTCTTGTATTACTCTTGAGCTTCCAATAAATAATTGCTAAATGATAAATTgagataaataatataaaaagttCCTTGGTATTTTAACTTCTCAAGGCATGCAACACTTCTAGTTCACCTCAATTTGATTGGATCAGTCATGTCTCAAACTACACCCAAGAATAAACATGTTTCATCTAAGTACTACCAGCATTTAAGTAATTATTTAGTACCAAATGCAGTCATTTGGGGTTTTCAGCCAAACAAATATATTACAGAAAATGCAGCCATTTTGTATAAGGCACTGGAAAGAAAGATATTGCCTATCCAAATCTTCtgtctattaaaattatttctcatgGAACATTCTTTTAGATGTTCATTGAAACACATATTAACAAACTTTGATTGAAAATGAGCAAATTTAGAGGGAAAAAAACTAGATATACACTTGGATTCACTCAGTTAAGTTGAGGTTCACAAAGTTGAGTTGGGTATCATCTCAAACATTTGGAACCAGAACGATACAACAATCAAGCTCTAAGAAAATTAGTTAGACTAGGTAAATATAATACTAAGTAACTTATGTCTATTCTTCCTGACACTACTCACTCAAGCTATAGTACAGATACATATCATTCTCAGATTGTTAGATAGAAATATAAATGGATATCTAGAAGAGATTTAATAAAACTATCAACACTATATTCTTTATAATCTGTATATGGGCATGCTGATCTTCCTGGACATGACAGACATCATGAACGAAGTAGCAATCATCCTCAATGTGTTTATTATGCTCCATTGCTTGCAATATAAATAGCCATAACAATCTATATCTGTTGATAGTGTTGTTAAAaccaagataataaaaaaaaaggactTGATCTACATCCTCACAAGTTGTGGATGCCATTTCTCTACACTTAGCTTCAGCAATAGTGTGCTACAACACATTGTTTCCTGCTTTCCTATGTTATCAAGTTACTTCCGACTACACAAGGAATCATAAAGTAGCCTGAAGTGCTGCATATTACTTTTATTTCAACATAAACTACCAACCTAAAACACTGTACCATGTGGGATAAAGACTGAATGATCAGTTTTACCACATCTAAAGCCAACTTGAGCAATTTGATAGAACTTTTCAAACCACATTTGATTGTTTGAGACCACAAATTGTGTTTTCtatcataaatattttaatttcctcCTGAGCAACAAAACCTAGAAATTGCTCCATATAAACTTATGTAGAAAGACCGTTGTGCAAAACTGCATTTTTGACCATTGGCCTACAATTTAGCAACATGGAGGAATATCATGAAGTAATCCACACCAATGGCCTTTGTGTATCCTTTGGCAACCAATCTTGCTTTACAGTGATCAATTTGGCCATTAGATAAGAATTTAACGGTGAATACCCATCGACAAGATACACATTGTAGACCAATAGAACAAGAAACAAGTTCACATGTTCCTTGTGATAAAATCATAAGCATCTCCTCATCCATCGTCTACTTCTAATGGGATCTAAGAGCTCATAGTGTAACCTAAAAATCTTCATAGATAAGAACATAGAAAGgataaacttaattttttcaaaagaaataaaattggCAATAGGAACAGTGGAACTACCTTTGTCATTTTTAGGGCAATAGGTACAACAGTGTGACAATGTCTGATGGGAGGGAGTCGATGTTGAAGGATCTAGAGGCAAAGTTGATGGAGGATATGAGTCTGATGAAAATTTCTTTGATACAACTATAATTGAGTAATAGATGTTTCTAGGAGATGTGAATGTAGTTGATGGTGAAAGTGATATGGTTTTGAAAGACAATGAAGGAAAATCCCATAAATATAATAGCCTAAAAAATATGACATAGAAAAGACATAAGAATGATAAGGCAATGGATCATAACACCAGTAGCGCATTTTTTTTAAGCAAAAAAAGATGTGAATAACTCTAGGATCAAGCTTGTTGTATCAAGGTATAAACATAACATAAACAACTGAAAACTCTCAAAGGTGAAGAAAAGACAAATCCTTCAACCATAAATTCTTAGAGAAGTCTAGCCCTTGTGGAATACATTTTTCCTGTGAGAGTACAACTATAAATGTTCAtctcttattttaaaaaaatagagagaGAACATCATTGACGAAGCTATTGTTAGCTCAATATTGTTGAAAAGCCATGAAGAGAACCCAAAGAAGACAAGAGAGTTTAGCATCAGTGGTTGGTGAGGGTGTACCATGATGGGCAAGATGCCAACAATAGAgaataagggtgtgtttggtttacacatgttccattttcattttctgaaaaacgcgcgttttctgaacCAGAAAATgctatctatttttttagaaaacagacatggaaaatacaaaccaaacaccatttttcagaaacacgcgtttttcaaaaaatgaaaatgaaaaacgtgcAAACCAAACGCATCCTAAGTTTTTTAAGATTTAGATGAACATAACAGCGAACAAGTTAAGGTTGAGTTTTTTATTTAAGAGAAGAACAAGACAAAAGAGGGAAAAGCACTCGAAGTCAATGGGATTGCGAAAAAGGAACCAAGGAAAGCATGCTCACAAACAAAGAGGAGGGGTGGCAGAGTGGTTGACTGGTTACGAGTGTGTAGGGGTGAGAGAAAAAGGGGCATGTTGCATGAGAAGTGAAGTAGGGGCGGTTTAGATCTGGCAAGCAACAATCAAAGGCTTACAAAGGAGGTTGAGTACAACCTTAGGAGGCGGTGAAGTAGGGGCGGTTTTGATCTCGCAAGCAACAATCAGAGGCTTACTAAGGAGGTTGAGTACAACCTTAGGAGGCGGTGCCAAGACACTGATGGCTTGTGAAAACTAGGTTGTGAATGGATTTTCATGGTGTTAGGTCAGTTGTAATTGGGAGACGAGGGGGGATAGTCTATCAAAAGAATCTGAAATATGTTCCTACATGTATTTGATCTTCCACCTTCTGCCAGGAGATAGTCCATCAAGAGAGGTTGAAGTATGAAAGAAAGAGTTTGCTACACATGTTTGGACTTTTACTTTCTGCCACGGGTTGTGGGGACCTAGAATTGTGTTGGGAAAAAGTGTCAATGAAAGGAGATTCTTCTCTCCATGTTGGGAGTGGGAAACAAGAGATGGGGTTTGGTTACACATAGGATTTGGTCAAGCATGGGTCATGCTTTGAAATCTTGTACCATGTCGGGTGACACAATAAAAAAGTACCATTCCACTAAATTATCAAAACTCGATACTACTCTACATAGGCAATGTCTCCTTCCACTGCttcctctccttcctccttcaaTATCCAATTCGCTACCAACACTATGCGTTGGAACGTTACCACAATAAGAACACATTATTGTTCCTGTCAAAGGCTGAATCTTCAGCGCAACTAAACATTTTGAACCTTGGCATGGGCAAGTCGTGAGAATCATTCAGAGGGAAAGGCAGCAGCAACAGAGAAAGATGAGAAACTAGAACGAGGAGATTAGGAATTTCTTTAATAAGTAAATAACAAGTGGAAGGGCAATATTGACAAAAAACTCTTGTTGTCTTGGTAATAATCTAAGAGGCAGCTCTTAGGGAAGGTAATTGCATAAAATGGAATCGATGGGATACGCTTAGATACAAAGAAGTtggtattttattttataaactttggAATATGAATTTACAAACTCCACCATATCTAAGTAAATTTAGAACTAAGTGGTTTATGCATGTTCCTATTTTTTCGTTAGACTTTTGCCTATTCTTTGCAGCACAAGTGTAATTCCATTTTAGAGCATTCAACTTGTAATGTCTTttacatcaaaacttgagttacagTTTAAAATTCATATGAATGTTTCCTTCAAAAATGAATTTGGAGAAGGTTTAAACAAgcaaatttaactaaaaatttagtTAAACAAATACCCAACAGGAAAGTGGACAAACAAGGATAAAGAGCATAtacaactatatgttaaagatGGAATTTCTACCTTTTTCTATATTCATAATTTACTTCTGATAGCTAAAAGGCAGTTTTAAAGGGTAGCAATATTTGTCTTAAATCATTCATCATAAGATGAAGAATAAATTGTATTAAGAAAAATGAGTAACTACTGATAAAACAACAAGTATTTTTAGCAACAAGCAGCAGAAGAACACAACTGTTAGCTGGCAGTTAAAATCCAATGCTAAAGCTTACATGTTACCAGTTTGACAGTCTTCATCAGACTGAAAACTAGAAGCCCTTGTTGCCACAGAAGCACTGCTTGTCATTGAGACCACATCTGTAGCTGATACAATTGAAACAGCTTCATCATGACGAAAAGGATGAAGACCCTCTTGGGCAGTCAAAAGAGAACCATCCTTGTGCATATTGGAATCAGAAGTGTCATCCCTGTTAACCTCATTCATCCTCACAATACCTCTTCCTTCCTTGTTTCCCTTTAAGTCTTTATTTGAATTGTTTAAGTGGAAGCATACTTTATCAGACATATCTTTAGTGGAGGAAACTCTTACTTCGTCTTCTATAAATTTCAAAGAATAAGCCTGTGGACTTTTCTTTTCAGTAGTAACAACTGTGAATTTGGACATAGTACCATCGCATTTATCAAGGTCCCCCACAATTTCATCACAGTCAGTGTGTGGGTCGCTGACAATTTCAGGGCAAATCTCACAAGACTCTACTTTAGAAGCTAATGGAGATTTGATTATATTCTGCAATGGCAAGGTTGATTCATTAGTTGCATGTACATGACAATCAGAAGCATGTGTACTCTGCAACATCTCAGGGATGGCAATCTTTGcatcagaagaaaaattaaaggCCATTGTTGCCTTTGTCTCACAAACATCCAGAGATGCAGTAGATTTTGTGGCCTTTGATGATTCAGGAAAATCATTCATAGATTGAGCAGTATTAGCAGACATAGCTTCTAGGGCACGATGCAGGCGTTTTGATGGAGGCAAAGCTGCTTCAACATCCAGAGAAGAAACATTCAAATGATACTTGGTCGTCCAGAAAATATGGTTTGTTCTTGTAGGAGAGTTATTATTTATTGATGAATTATTTAACTCTTCCTTAACGAACGCCCCATTAAGATCATCATCATTTCCTGAACTAGATGGCATATCACCTCCATCAAATTTATTCACCTTTGACGTGTGCAAATTCTCATCATTACCAACAAGCTCACCATGCTGTCTCCCAACCTCTAGTGGCTTGCCCATTCTAACCCTTGCTCTTTTCACCAAAGGAAGGTGTTCATCTCCATCTCCAGTGCCAATTATTTCTTTCATTTCAACAAACAAATTGGGTGAACTACTACTAAGGACAACTggtaaatcattttttttagtttCTGAATTTTCTGTAGCCTTTTCTCGATcagttttccttttcttattgaCTGGAGATTTCAAGCAAAATTTGTCATTTTTATTTGACCTTTCTTTATTATCCAAGTATTGGTCTGTAGAGGCATCAAGATGACAATCAGAGTCTACAATGCCTCGAGTGAACTTGTTGAACTCATGTTTTAATGCTACATCAGCAGCAACTTCCATGCAACAACCATTTGAACTAGCAGAGTGTGACAGACCATGTTTGTTATTGTTTTCTGGATTGTCATTTTGGCTAGTATCAGGAACAAAAGTACCAGATAGATCAGAATCAGACACCGAAGAGGACTCAAGAGCTTTTGAAGAATCAGCAAGTAAAGAACTCCTTGATCTCTTAAGTGTTGGCACAACTTTTGGCAAGAGCGAACTTTTATGAGAAGAATCTTTCAATCTTTTCTTCCTCGAAGAACTAGTGACTAACGGGTCTTGTCTAATTTGATCGAGGATGGACAACTTTTGAATTTGCACATTCTTCTGTGAATCATCAGCAGTTGAGTTTGCAgaaatttcttcaaagttgatcCTATTAGTGTTTTCTATTAAGTTACATGCAGATTCTAGCTCACAGTTGGAGGCTATATGTGAGTGAAACTCCAAACTGTCATTAAAATTAGAAGAATTGCTTGTGGTTCTTACACAGTTTATATCTTCACCACATGACTCATCTTCATCATCTCCTGAAATAGATTGATCTGCATTCTGCTTCTTCGAAGTTTCATAAACATCAATTATCTCATCAAGTGCTCGCACAAAATCAGCCCCTTTACCTTGACGCTTAAGCAAAAgagttttctttttctcttcagtGAAAGTTTCAACGTCGGTGCAATTGCAGAAGGCACTAAACAGTCAATTTCACATCAGAAAGACcacaaaatgtaaaaaaaaagaaaacatatGGGAAATTAAATCTATTAATAGGATGTAACATACTAGTATCACATGGCTAAAAGTAACTGAGTTCTTAAAGcatcataaatatttaatcatAAACATCATAGGGAAGTAAATAAACCACAAATAACAAGTCATGGTATGATCAAAATTTAGAAAACTTCAAGTCTATTACAGAAAACAAAACACATGAAACAGGTTATATAAATTATGTTAAAATCAAGATAGAAATATCCTGAAataggttaaaaaaaaataggataTGGGCTATACAAGGCATTAAAGTACAAAATTGGCCATTTGAGATAGTAGATTAGATGTGTGATAACCATAGTTTGAAATCTTGTACCGTGCTAGGCGAAACATATCATTCTAATAAATCACCGAAACTAGATACCACTCGGTGCTAAGGTTCAAAATCTCAACTGGTGTCATAGTTTCGGTCCTTGGAAAGATGTTGTTCCAATATCATGCTCTGATACATGGTACCAGGACATATTAGAAgttgaaggaggaagaagataaatcaaagaaaggagacattgtttcttttaataatttatgAGAATGATATATTTCGACCATTTCATCCCGTCTGGTACAAGACTTAAAATCATGCTATGTACAAACAATGTCTTCTTCCTATGCTTCATTTCCTTCCTTCTTCAACTCCAATCCATTATTGATACCATGCATCAAAACATTGGCACAATACCGAAACACTACTTATATAACATATTACTTTAAATAAAGACATACTGTGGAGCCTTGGTGCAATGGTAAAATTGTTGCTTTGTGactaaaaggtcacgggttcgaatcctggaaacagcctcttgcaaaaaaagcAAGGAAGACTGCgtatccttccccgggaccccacataacgggagcttcatgcaccgggctgtctttttttttatatagttaATTGACTTTGATGCTACTGGCAAGAGGGCTTTTAACAATTAAGAGGTTGAACATTCATATTCCGCCTATGACTTTTGATTAATATTCCAACTAAGGTTAAACAATCACTAAAGGAATTTCCAACTAAGAAAGTGGGGTATCTTTGAAAGTTTATAAAAATTGGGGTTTTACTTGGGGCTCTTTGAAAAAGTGAGGTGGGATTTAATGATACATTTACAATGATTAGAGGGTCATTTAAGGCTTTTGCTCTTAGTTGCGACTTTATCTTTTTCTCAACGAATGGCAATTTGAGAATAGCAGAGGAAGATGGGTTGAAATATGCTAGAGAAAACCAACAATGCAAGAATACTAGGAGAGTCCACAATAGCTCATTAAAGGGAAATAGGAGAAGGTAACAACAAATGCGATGGCGACACAAGGACTACAACAGATGAAGCAAAAACAaataatgcaataagactaagtGATGGAGACAAGTGACACTTCCCTCTAAAAGTCAATAAACgcggaaataaaaatttcaaagtcaatttttaatttgacATACTTTGCAAAATGATGAGACTATATGGGAAATGATGTAAAAGTTTGAACATTTGAAAGTCAAAATTTGAGAAATCAAAAAGAAGTTATATAGTTCAACAATTCAGCAATTCTGATCTTTGATAGTCAAAGAGTCTTTAATCCGTTAtgttttttagtttaaaaatccAATATGCATATTTGGTGTACTGCTAAAATAGGAAATAGAAAGTGAGTCTCTAATTAAAAAATCAGATTATGATGCAATCTACATAGTGTGATGCCTAGGATACCTTAAGTGTGATGCCTAAGTTTCTACAATCTTTCTACACTTTTTTACCACCAAATTACATAGTCCACATACCTTCATACAATCAAGCTCTCTTCTTGTGTCGCATCACAAAGTGTAAAGAGACCCATAGAGGTCAGCTCGAACAATAAAAAATAACAATAGAGACAACTGTTGAAGAACATAAAAGGATCAGCTTGTCAAGTATGTCAAGTGTCAACTGAGATGGTCCTGTTGATAACCAATTGATATTACTATCTGGTAAAGATGCTAGTTGGAGCAATTGGGATGTTCTCATTTTATCATTATTCATTGATAAGAGGAATTTATGAAAAGGGTGATCCTATTAGTGTTGAGAGTAGTAGTTGACTATGCAAGGGGTTGCAATTGAGTTGGAGGGGAAGGAAACACACAATAATATACCATGCCAAGGATATTGGAAAGATGAGTGGTGGCCAACAGGTGCAATCAAAAAGAGAAAATGAGGTGTTTGGTATTCTGCAAAAGATATTGCCCTTCAATGAAGGAGCACAATGATTGCAACAAGTCGATAATGTGATtgacaataaaaataaacaaaaatcgtAAGAGGGAGGGAAAAGAGATAGATGGTTATGACATCACTTGATGCAGAACAGATACAGAGAGGAAGTGGCAAGCAATAGGAGGAATTATAGAAGGGATATAAGAGAAGAAGATATGACAGGGAgtataattaatgaaaaattaatatACTAGAATCAAGTATAATAAATAGGAAGTTTCATGTAGGCATTAACTAACTAAAAATTACCAAGGAAACAAGAACTATCGCATCAAACCAATTACTGTAGCAAAGGCTCAAGCATAAATAGTCATCATTTGTTCCTTAAAATGAAATTGCTTCTATTAGAGAAGTGGACAAATCAGAAAAGTACTTTTAGCTTCATAATTGCAACCATTTCTGGTTATAACGGCATGGAATAGCATAAGGAAAAACTAAGGGACTCGGCAGAAGATTCATTCTTGGCATAGTTTATACCTTAAGGCTCCGTTTGGTATACATGATAGGATAGAATTGGGTTGATTAGGATAGGATTAAAGGTAGAATAAATAATCCCTCTTGAGGCTAAGGTATTATGAATCCTACCCCTAATCATCCATAATCCTATCCCTAATCAACTCTACCAAACACTTGattaaaaactttttgaaaatataatcctATCCTATCATGCATACCAAACGGAGCCTAAGGCTCTTAGCATTTGAACTTTATTAAGAATATTACTGCCTTATTAGTAACTACACCAAGATATATAGAATTTTTAGCTTTTTGTAGATTGTTGGTCTCTAATACCCACTAAGTTATCAAGGAATTACATCAAAATAGCCTCCCATCTCAAACCCAAGCATTCAACAATCAAATATCCTTATTCAAGAATAATTAAGCTTTCTTCAAAATAGCTTCCCACCTCTGAATCAGTATTGTAACAACCACAGTGTCTTTCTTTCATCCAGGTTCTGAAATAGGACCACCACAGTTGTTTTTTACAAGGAAAATACTAATTCTTAGGCTAAATTAGAAACATTCTACGGTGTTGCATTTCTTGCAATACAGGCCTCCAAAAATGGAGGTTTGAACTCCATATTTTGCAAGAAGTATTGACAAACAAAC
This window of the Zingiber officinale cultivar Zhangliang chromosome 3B, Zo_v1.1, whole genome shotgun sequence genome carries:
- the LOC121967541 gene encoding protein HUA2-LIKE 2-like isoform X4; this encodes MGSSRKKGSGRAAAAAASSSQRQWKVGDLVLAKMRGFPAWPAVISEPESWGFSAVSKKLFVYFYGTKQVAFCNCTDVETFTEEKKKTLLLKRQGKGADFVRALDEIIDVYETSKKQNADQSISGDDEDESCGEDINCVRTTSNSSNFNDSLEFHSHIASNCELESACNLIENTNRINFEEISANSTADDSQKNVQIQKLSILDQIRQDPLVTSSSRKKRLKDSSHKSSLLPKVVPTLKRSRSSLLADSSKALESSSVSDSDLSGTFVPDTSQNDNPENNNKHGLSHSASSNGCCMEVAADVALKHEFNKFTRGIVDSDCHLDASTDQYLDNKERSNKNDKFCLKSPVNKKRKTDREKATENSETKKNDLPVVLSSSSPNLFVEMKEIIGTGDGDEHLPLVKRARVRMGKPLEVGRQHGELVGNDENLHTSKVNKFDGGDMPSSSGNDDDLNGAFVKEELNNSSINNNSPTRTNHIFWTTKYHLNVSSLDVEAALPPSKRLHRALEAMSANTAQSMNDFPESSKATKSTASLDVCETKATMAFNFSSDAKIAIPEMLQSTHASDCHVHATNESTLPLQNIIKSPLASKVESCEICPEIVSDPHTDCDEIVGDLDKCDGTMSKFTVVTTEKKSPQAYSLKFIEDEVRVSSTKDMSDKVCFHLNNSNKDLKGNKEGRGIVRMNEVNRDDTSDSNMHKDGSLLTAQEGLHPFRHDEAVSIVSATDVVSMTSSASVATRASSFQSDEDCQTGNMHCSSKETSNGRCSSPDLTPMKELIAAAQFKRTLSHCTSFTHNYLDSKLIPDTVVSPSLVHKQDSPGQGIPCNGLADHKLTVDDGIHALQNDGRGPHVSIRLKGTNKSIRPEASAARKTFEALLWTLSRTKESIGRATRLAIDCAKYGMAREVIELILQYLEREQSLHKRVDLFFLVDSITQCSHIQKGGASDVYPSLVQSVLPRLLSFAAPRGNAASENRRQCLKVLRLWFERKTLPESVVRYHMRELDSANEFPFGSSSRRPLKTERAINDPIRDMEGMLVDEYGSNTNFQLPCLLRANVLEDDGNTSDEKSFEAVTPEGSAPIDQKAHASSEKNRHVLEDVDVELEMEDVSPPCEDSINSTCPVASAADFNSHHQANHQYPLPFAPPLPDAKPPSPPPLPSSPPPVSSCSDGHGLASQCHLRSQSLNDAADLHSTGNALNMQSQQPHLFTQQHTNQHDSLMPKPASYYAPNYE